The Ooceraea biroi isolate clonal line C1 chromosome 3, Obir_v5.4, whole genome shotgun sequence genome contains the following window.
GCGTTACGCAGGAAGACCCGCTGTAGGTTCACCAGCCCGACCCGTTTGAATATCTCCGCCTGCAGCGCGGGTATCCTGTTGCCGGACAGGTCGAGCACTTGCATGTCTGGGTCGAGGGATGCCGGCAGCGACGTCAGGCCGGCATCCGGACACAGGGCGGACTTCTTGCCGGAGGTCCACTTGCACCGGCACACTGCGGGGCAGTCGGTCCAGTCCGGAAAGGCGGCCGCCCGTGACAGCAAGGCGAAACACCCCGTCAGGAGGAAGAGGGCGAGTAGTATGCGCCCTCCTAGAGGGTGACACCTTGTCACTAACATAACACCGTTCTTTTATCGGTGTCTATCCGATGTTTGCTGATCCCGTCCGGTCCTCTTCTCGCCTCGAGGCGAGAACAGGAAGCTGGCAGCGGAgcgacgacggtgacggcgACGATGCTTCTCCGTTTCACTGAGGAGCTGCAAAAGGAAAGATCTTCGCGTCAACATCCCGCCATCTCGTCGAATCGATTTGTGTACTCGATACTTTGCGGCCGTTACGTGACATCAAagactcgcgctcgcgcttcgTGACATCCTGTTTTTTTGCGTGTCGTTTCCGGCGAGTCTGAACGAAAGAAGAGAGTGCGCGAGTGCGAACTGTTACTGTTACCGACAAATAGGAATTTAATATAGGCGGAAGAATAAGGACGTCGGTATAACAAAGAGCGTCGCGcataaaaggagaaatatTGCATTGCTGGAATAACAGATAGCTCGCGACAGACTAGAAGGAAAGCCGTTTTCAGCCGGGGAGAGCTAATACGAAACGATCGTTCATCACGGCGTTTATATTTGATCTCCGAGTTTATGTTAAGCGAATTTCACGtgtaaaactgtatttttacGCAAAACGATTCTGGCTTGTAATCTTCTTACGCGGGAAATAAATCTGCGTTTGTGAAATGAAACGCGTGAGAATGGTCCAACGAAAGGCACCAGGCGAAAGGAACGAAGCAAGATCCCGAATGGGAAGCTTCTTATACTTACTTGAGCGTCTCGTATACGGCCGCGTGCCGTCCGCGACACCGAATGAGGCCGTCATGCTCGCGTGGACGCTTCCATTGTTTCCCTGAAGAGTTTTCATTTCGCAGGTTTGTTACCCGGACGTCGTCGCGGCAGCGGCATTGTCAGCGGATTCTCAGATCTCATCCTGATTAAGTGAGCGCCATAAACGCGCGCAGACCTTAAGCCAGCTGGCTCTGGTCTGCTCTGTAAATCCCACGGTGGCTTAATCTGAAAAAAGAATTACAAGTCTCATATAAATTGCGCTCTTAACGTTATCCTCGGTATTGGTGGGGTACTTACTCGCGTGTGAAGTCTCGGGAACGGAATATCCTATGTTCGATCGCAACAATTATCTGATATGCAACTCGCACACAAGCGGCCGTGGACCGCGCTGCAACGGTGGGCTCGAATTAGAAAGGGAGCGCGTGTGACAAACTATCGATTATACGAGCgatatgaattttaaatcgCGCGTCAGTTGGCTCCTCGCGGTCGGCATATTAATCGACGAAATATGCCTGTCTCGCCATATTAATCGCTGAGTCCGCTAACGGTGCTATTAACCACCCCTCTCTGATCGTCGGCGTAATCCACACCAGGCGGCTTATTACACTTATCATAAATTAATCGCGAGCCCGACGAAGAACCCGGGAGCCTCGGTGGAACCGCGATTAGCTCTCTCATGGAACACGAGCGTCGAGTTACGGCGAAGAGAGTAGGTCGGTGTCGCCTTTCGCTGGCTTTCGCAGGCGCGAACACGACACGGCTGCGGCGTAATTGAGTTGGACGAAAGTTTCCCGTCGAATTGGTGGCGGTAATAGCGGCAGTTTCAGTTTGCCAGTCCACGGTAGCTCGTAGCTCGTTGACACGGCGTCCCGTCGCGCGAATTAGTGACGTCGATCCTGATAACGAACCTCGCCGTTCATCCGTAGCCGGCTCAACCTTCcgcctctttcttcctctccctctttcctccCTCCGAATGCTGCTGACTGGTCTTTGGCCGATCTAACGAGGGCGACATCGGTCGACGGCCATCAACCACGGGCCCGCGTCAGTCTTCTTCGGGCGCATTGGTCTTCTTCGTATCACGTCGTCTAGTAAACTCGAATTAGTCCacgtaaaaagagaaaaaaaggattccCGCGGATGCGCTTAACCAATCACGGAACCGCTCACAGCCTCCCTCCGACGTTAAAGACGAGCGTACACTGCGTCTCGCTTCCTCGAAATTCCATCGATTCCGTATCGCGCAGCCGTCCGCACGGTTTCCGCCTCCACGGTCCGGCGATTGCCCACAAACCTCACTTATCGCGATTGCCACAATCAAGGTACAAAGGGATCAAATGGAACGAACGATCCTCGCGAGTGTCCTCAGCTGAACCGCAACCCTCGCGAGGAGCCGGAGGTACACTTCCCTTCctcttccctccctctctctctatatatctctcttctcttccaaAATGAACGGAGCGAAACGTCTCGACGTCGTTACACGCACTTGTCGGCGTCCTCCTCGCCACGCGTACCCTCCGCCGTGCACGTCCGTGTTCGTCCGTTCTTACGAGAGGACACCCCCCACCTGGGCCGCGAGGTCGTCGACTGGCATCGACGTCCTCCGGCGCTCTCCTCTCCTCGCCGATCAATCAATCTCCGTACCGGCGGAGCCTCGGCGACGACGGGCATCCGCACGAGTCGAGATTGAGCGCTGCTGGACCGAACGACGGACACCACAAAGATCGCGAGAACACCGCTCCATCACCTCACCCCTCACATCCCTCACACGGCCTCCGGCGGAAACGGCCTTGGGGCTGCTCGAAAGGGCGCACTCGGGGCCACCGATCGGCCGATCGCGAACAGCGCGCCGGCACCCAAATCCAGGCCGGATGCTCTGGGGCACCCGGTGTCTACCGATCACTATCTCTCTTctggtttctctctttctctttctcacacaCTCTCTGTTACTCTTTGGCttcctatctttctctctctctctctctctctttctctctttctctccctctctctctccgtctctcggACGATCGGCCGCGGAGAGCCGCAGATTTGCCGCAGCGGCCACCGACACGATGGATCTGTATCCGCGTCCCTCTCTCGTACGCGCCCTCTCCTCTGCGTCCTCCCCCGCGCTCGCCCTTTGCTCTCCACGTACCTTCCCACTTCGCGccctcctttttctctctccctctctggtgcgcgcgcgccccACCGTGTTCCGTTCACCCTTTCCGGTCCCCAAGTCGCATAGCCGTCCGCGGGCAGCACCGTCGAATTCTGGGTAGCGGttcaatgataataatattctccCTCCTCCCTGCCCACCCCCATTGCCGCCTGCTCCTTCAACATTTCTTCGACCTTCTTCGTTGCGCCATGCTCTCCGCCGTGCTGGATAAGGGCTCCAGTCGGGGAATTATTTTACGTACATCAGCGGAAACGATCGCGGCAAGGACGCGGGACGACGAGAGCGCAACAGCACGGAACACGCTGGAAGCTGATGACGGGCTGGATGGTGCAGGCGCAGCTACTTCGTCCGGCTGAAGGGGAATCGATTTTCCCCTCGGAGACCCGAGACGTTCAGGCTACGTCGTTTGATCGTCGAGCTGGGATTAACCGGGTTGTACCGGCGGATTCTGCGTTATCGACTAGACGGACAGACTCGCCCGGGTCCGCAAAACTTCAACTTCCGTCTGATCCGTCCCGGCTTGGCGTTGGTACCTCGCCGACAGCTTCGTCCGCGTGCAACGCCGACGCGCCGATGGTCAGCTATTGTTCGGTCCAACAAAATTTGCGAAGAGAGTCAAGGGAATCGATAGTAGTTGAAGGGGGGGTTGAAAGCGGAAGATCCTAATTGACGGGTCGGATAAAGGAAGTCGACCAGGCTCGCCGAAGTGCGGCTCGTTCCGTGTTTCGAAGCTTTTATGAGAGCACAATACCCGCGGCTATCGATGGATAGCCATTGTTTAGATAACGGGTTTCACGACGAGAACAAGAAGAGTCGATCCCTTTCCTGGTAGGACGAGAACGGCTAATTGGTGGATGGAGAAGGAACATCGAGCAAAACCGCCGGCAAGCGTCTGATGATATGCGTTTTATCAAGCTTTTATTACAAGAATATAGTATAAACTTTCGCTCGGTAGCGCGCTCCGTCGCGCgtgaatttttatacatataattgcatttctcAAACCCCTCGCGCAGGCCACGATAGTCATAGCTTTTTTTCGATAGCTTaccgatatatgtataataatagacCTTACGATTAGCTTATCTCGTCTAAGTTGTGTGATCTATAGGTATatctgattttttttcttctggtTTAACTGGAAACATACTTGGCAATTCACGTCTAATAAGTACAACGAAgcattttttcttataatcgTGACCGCAACGCCAATGTGGACGCCATCGGTCGTCATTCTATCTGCCGCAATTTTTTTGTGACCCGGCGTCACCCGCCTGTAATTGATATGtcaatttttttttccttacAGCAAAGTTCCAGCTCGTTCCGGGGAAAAGCGTAGTTACTGCGAACGTCGACCTCACGGCAGTGCTGGGTATTATTTCCAGCTATTGGCTGAAAAGGCAGATAACGAGACGGTTTAATGCATTCAGGGCAAGGACAAAGACCGCTATAGCTTCTATAAATTCTGACAGCTCCTAGacaagaagataaaaataataattcaaagaAAGTGATCCGATATCTGGAAATAAAGCAACGCGCTTTTACAAATCCACGTCTGACGACGTCATCTTTTCGTGACAAGTGGGATGTGCATTAAGCCTGGTCTATCGATCTAAAACCGCGATCGATTTTGCTTTTTatacctttgtaatatatgtcccTGTTCATCGTCGGGCAATTCTTCGGACCCTAAACACATTGCGTGATAATTAGTTACATGTGCAAGCGAAAAGAAGGCACGTGATTCGTGTCATTACCTGAACATTGAAATCAATGTTCGTCCGAACGGGACGATGATGAAGCGGCTGCGGTGGTCTAAAGTTATTTGCAAGCGGCGCGTTTGGCTGCTTCTCGTCACCTTGCATCAATTGCCTCAAGGCATGCAGCTGCAACAATTACGAAGACATGATAGCATGACTGATAGTAATGTAACGCTGTTGAACAATCGCGGTGAAAGCACAGCCGCATAATCGAATATAGGAAAGAATCgcatttgaatttattatcgtGGATTGGCGTGATCGTCATGCGAATATCAATATGCTTGAaagataaaatcatatttatctACCTAACCCGATTCAACTTCCGTTATTATATAACCGAATACAGGGCACGAGTGTGATTTTATCACCTCGGTGAATATGATCAATATCAGTAATAACAACATTTGTAATTCTGATGCGACAGCTAATTTAAATGTATGATCGATTATCGCAAATGTTGTTATACGGGTATGAAGTAGTTGCTTAACTACTATATATCGAAAACACAATTATCGTCCACTGTACGCAGGGCTATTATAAGATTTCTCAATGAATCATAagtctattaatataataaagccgTGGATCTTCTCAATTCAATGAGACGGCAGCTGTTCATCCGAGAGCTTTTCTATTAATATCATCCGGCCAGCcgatcaatattattttagcacCGTGCAAATTTATCTTTTGCAAATCCAGAAAATGAAATGTTAAGAATCTATCTGCAAATTGTATCTATCTTCTCAATGTTtagttatatatttcttatctcATGCATAAATTCGAAAATTGAGGGATAACTTTGAGTACCAAAGATCGACGAAGAGTCGCGTAAAAACTCGACAACAGCCTGCGAGATTCGTGATGGTGTCCATTTGAGACGCAGACTTGGTAAAAGTGCCTCATTTTCCGTCTTACTTCGCGATACTTTAATTACGCGGAGTTATCCGTGAAGCACGGCCGGCGTCCCCCGATGTTCCAAAGGAACTCTCCCTCTTAATGATCGGGATTGCATAATTGAGTGGGAGGGCGGTGAGGGGGTGGCTGTACCCGTACTTTgcgtcgcgcgcgaacgcTCGAGTGCGGGGGCGTGTGCATGCATTTTAAACACCAAGTGCAGTAGCAGGGGGTTGGGAGGGAGCAACTCGGTGGTGGCAACGGCGATACTTGCCTGCTGCTTGGTGATGTATATGGGCTTGTTGAGGATGATCCATGTGGTGGTCTCGTGACACGCCGGCATCGTGGTGGAGCCGTCGTACGTCATGTAATGCTTCGTGTCCGGCAGAAGTTCGCGTACCCCGAAACGTTTAATTTCTATGGCCTGCCCTGTGCAATTCATACGGTCGATAACGTCAACGTTGCTTGGGGGCGCGTGCATATGCATGCACGTGTGCGCGGCACACGTGTGCGTGTTGCCCGATCGCGGCCGACACCGCGTGTTACACGGCTTTGATACGTTGTTACGTATCGCTAATGTTATTGCGCGTACCGGCCGATCGCATTTGCATACATCGGGCCACACTCGCTTCCCCATAAAAAATGATGGTAATTATCGATTTATCTTGCCGGCAAAAAGTTCACGACAATGCCGCGCCAAGTTTTTCGAAAGTTATAATGCATGCCACCGCATCGTCAAACTTCCGGAGCTACATCAATCTTTCAGCTTTTTCATCCGAACGGAATTCTTACTCCCCCTTCtctcgataaaataaaaatgtaaatctctccgaaagagaggaaaatcCCCTGAGATCTGTCGATTGCCCgtttaattatgaattaattaattgttaattttgtttttttggaTATGTAATATGCATACACCGTATCGaattacgtaaaattaaaTCGATGTAAAACGTGGTGCAGTGACCGTTTGTTGCCAGCGTCTGGATGTAATTTCACACGATCGTTAATCTGACGTGGGaatactttgaaaatttttataagtcCGCGCGACTAAAATTCATTGGTTAAAATGAGATGATTGCTGTCGCTGAATTAGCCGGCTCTTACCCGGAGGCGTATTGTATCTCGGAATAGACCGAGTTCGTTACGTTATTGGATTTCTCACCTCCGTATTTGATTTTATCCAGCTGCTGCGTGAACGTTCTCAGCTCCGGGTTCGAGAGGTCGCCCACCTAGAAAAGTACCGAGCGGTTCTATGACGTATCGCTTATTCCGATCTTTATTTGACGTGCGATAAACGCCGGTGGAGAGATTAGGCATGTACCTGCAGAAGAAGCGATACCGCCACGATCCCCTGCGCCCTGTGCAGAGCGTCTGAGAAGTTGTTGTAGAGCTGCGAGTTGAAACCGAATATCTGGAGCtgcgagaaaagaaaactctGAGCATAGAGATACTAAACTAAAAGTACCTCCTAAACGTTTCTCCAGATAAAATATGGAACTTTATAAttgtgtaaaaattatattatttccatCATCATCTTCGAGCGAAGTGACACTTTGAAAAGTCAACGAAAATTTAACTGTCAGAAGATTCGAAGATAAAAGTCGAAACATAcatgtcgataaatatatcGGATTTTCGTTTTTTGAGCACACATTTACATCATACTCTAAATGATTATTTCGATCGTACCTCGGCGGGAAACGCGTGTCCGTCGACAGTGTGCTCGCTGCCAGTGCGATCGTCCACGCCAAAGTGCAGATGAATCTCGTGAAATTGATAACGATAACTGAGCGGGCCGCCAGAGATGTTGACGGGGTGACGCGTGTCGTTCTCCACGGCAAACACGACGCTGTGTCCAGTGTTCGCTAGAACACCGTTGATTCTGTGCTTGTCCAGGTGAAGAGGCTGTAAATTCGGGTCGAATAGCAGTCGAGTAGGCTCGAGATTGACCGGTGATTGTCTTCGACCTTTGTTACAGAGCCACCATTCCGGATTGATGAGACCCCAGAAGGCAGGACCTTTCCAACGTAATTCGAGTTTTTAACGAGAAAATGAACAACAGCGAAATAATATTGGTATCTTCATAAGATTGAGGTCATGAATTGATTAATCGTGTATCTTACCAGAAATACCATCGTATGTCCACCATTCCTCCCAGCTAACAGGTGTCGATTCTGCAAACGCATCGTTATTAACGAGTAATATGATTTCCACGAGACGATAATGACGATAATTGAGCATAACTTTATGAATGTGAATTGGATGTACTTATTCTCGTGTCGAAGCGGAACAAAGATTCATTGTGCAAAATGAATCGCATTATGTACACAATGTATCAAAATTTctctaattacttttaataatacgATATTACATAATCAAAAGATCACGGCCAGTATTTCTGCAGCGAGAAATTTCCAATGCTCAATTATGTTCTAAAAACACCATGTAATAATGAACGTTAATAGTATAGAATTTCGATAAtcgaacatatatattatagaagaaGAATAATCTATGagctaaattaaattaacttctCAAGAAGCGACAAATCTCTTTCATTATACACACAGTACAGTTAAAATTGTAGGAAGATGAGAAAATACTAGCTACTAGGGACAGTATTCAGGATGATGAAGCATTAACTAATTCACAAGAGTAAcgagatatattttcatatgcTTTAAGGGagaaaaatggtacgtttcaAGAAAGTTAGAAATGTCAGTGGAGCGTTAAACGTACCTTGTAACAAAATGGCAACAAACACTCCCCAGACACCCAGGAAGACAGAACTGAAGGGGGCCATTCCTAGCTCTGCGCAGTCTTCGTCAATTGAACATCATTCGGCTCGTTTCTGTGGCACAGAGACAAAAGGAACCAGTTGATTCTCGTTAGTCGGGCACGGGGCTGTGTTTGCGTGTCGCGATTCTCTCTCACGTGCCCTTCTCTCGTGGTGGCTCGCGGGGGTCGCGACTTTCGCCCTCTCGAGCAGCCTTAACCACCCACGAGAGACTCGGTGAGTCCGACAACTTTCGAGCTAGGGGAACTCCGCGATCCGCGATAACGTAATTGATCCGTCAACCGCGCGCCGCCCCCCCAAAAAAATCCGCAAACCGCCGTCGTCGGATTCTAATCTAATCGCTCGGCGTCACGCGACGACTagcaccgccgccgctgccgtcgccgacgacgacgatgattcCGACGCCGACGTCGGCGAACATTGCCGTCGAATTTGCATCCGACACTCGAGGGTTCCGCACGAGAGGGTTTATCACGACCAGCACTTCTCGCACGGCACGATAACGCGcggcccgctcgctcgcgccgaGTTCCACCCCGTGCACTCGTCGCAACGTGCCTGAGGAGGCCAGTTCTCCAAGCCAGCTCCCCGGCCGTTCTCCGTCTTCGGCAAACGGAAGAGAAGAGCTCTTACACGCGATACTTTGGATAACGCGAGCAACAAGACGGTGCCGGGCGCGACTCCGGGCAAGTGCGAGGAAAGAAAGGGGCGGCAAAAAATCCGCAGTCATCGTTGTCCGGCGTCGTTTAGACGGGGGCGGGGTTCTCTCcttttcatctctttctcttatacacacacattctttctctctcgatcccCACTCTGGTGCATTCTGGAGTCCACTCCATTCCGGGGGTTTCCTCCGCGGCACTTTCGAGCCGGTGTATTCTTAGGTCAGGGAAAACTCGAGTGCGCGGCTCgcttcgatcgatcgatcggatcTCCACACGTCCGTCCAAACGCGAGGAAGAGGAGTGCGGGACTCCCGTCTGAGAGAGTACGTGCTCTACGTGCGCTTGTGAATTTCAAAGGGTGGCCACTCTCCGTCGTCGCCGCGTCAGCcatgcctctctctttctctctctcttgttcttcttagctctctctttttctgtctttctctctttctctcatctcgAGTTCGCCGATGTGTCTTCGTGATAGATACTTTTATCGCGCGCCGGAACTCGCCGCTGAAATATCTCGAGCCTTCGCGCCCATCGATCGTGCTTCGCACGTAGCCACTTCATCCTGCTTTAGTCGCCTATCGACCGATACAAACGGACTTTCTCCCAAAGCGCTGGCTGCCCGCGTTCTCTGGTGAATTCTCACGGTTCTCGAAGGTTGTGCGAAGATATCCGAGATATAAagacgataaataaaaatagcatcAGTAACTCGATTGCTCcggatatataataattaataatattaattaagactgGAATTCGTGACGAGAGAGTTGATTTAACTTGTCGTTTAAATGTGTAATGTCTTACTCCTGCTGTAAGTAAAGCTGAAACGTTGAACTAGTGTGAGTTAATCTCTTGTATTGATAAAACTATCTCTTTCCAATCTCCTGTTGCGTCATTATTCGacactttttttatatctgtgacattattttcagaataaaacaaacaaaaaagCTCTACGAAAAACCAGGaagtttatattttactttaatttttcggaataatttaaagatggtcacacaaagaaatataaatatttttacgatttatgtataaaatatatccgtatatttgaaaatagacttcattttatcttaatctaaaatattctaatttaAGATGATTGTTTCGTATTTTTGTTAGTAACACATTTGGAagaataaattcaaattttgaaatacTCTTTCATTCCACTATCACTAATATACGTTAAACAGTAATGACTAATATAATATGCAATTGTCTTTACGAATAGCTcgttctaaaataatatttcaggaaaatatcaattaaaactgaatttaacTTAACTTGATTAATCAACTTGCTCAACTATTTCTATCCATGctgaataattttctcttccATCATTTCTTTATAGTAcggcataaataaatatgttaatgaCATCATGATGTTCAGGTCTGTTAAAGTTtactttacaattttataacaaaactaGGGCATTTATATCTGGTATTTGATGGAATATCGGGTCCTCAAAATCGGTACACTGGGGGGATGCACGGGGGAATTTTGACACGGCGCTCGTCGCATTACCAGAGCGTAGTGGAAGCGTTCATCTCTTGTTGCTTCGCGTTTCCAGGTCGAGAGTGGCCAAAACTCAAATTGTTATCGCCActaatcgattaatcgaacgATGTACCCACCGCCGGCGGGCTTATCCTGAACAACAAACATTCCGCCCGCGCGTTCCGAATCCCAGACAACGCGATTCTAAACTAGCAACGTGCGTGTCCAATTTACACGCGCATAAGTCACGATCCTCCCTTTATGAAGATCGGCAAACGCTATTGGtgtttctttccctctctttcttgtaTTTTAATCGGCTTTCACCCTGCGCTTCGATTGGTCCCTCGTCTAACAAACGCAATTTTGTCTAACAAATGCAATCTCACTACCTACCCCTCGCATATCCGATTTCTTCACATTTAATCACTTCTGCCTTGCATCATCATATACTGCATTTTCTTCGCGTCTCGAATGCCTTCTCTGGCACTT
Protein-coding sequences here:
- the LOC105277041 gene encoding carbonic anhydrase-related protein 10 isoform X2 translates to MAPFSSVFLGVWGVFVAILLQESTPVSWEEWWTYDGISGPAFWGLINPEWWLCNKGRRQSPVNLEPTRLLFDPNLQPLHLDKHRINGVLANTGHSVVFAVENDTRHPVNISGGPLSYRYQFHEIHLHFGVDDRTGSEHTVDGHAFPAELQIFGFNSQLYNNFSDALHRAQGIVAVSLLLQVGDLSNPELRTFTQQLDKIKYGGQAIEIKRFGVRELLPDTKHYMTYDGSTTMPACHETTTWIILNKPIYITKQQLHALRQLMQGDEKQPNAPLANNFRPPQPLHHRPVRTNIDFNVQGPKNCPTMNRDIYYKANSWK
- the LOC105277041 gene encoding carbonic anhydrase-related protein 10 isoform X1, producing MAPFSSVFLGVWGVFVAILLQESTPVSWEEWWTYDGISGPAFWGLINPEWWLCNKGRRQSPVNLEPTRLLFDPNLQPLHLDKHRINGVLANTGHSVVFAVENDTRHPVNISGGPLSYRYQFHEIHLHFGVDDRTGSEHTVDGHAFPAELQIFGFNSQLYNNFSDALHRAQGIVAVSLLLQVGDLSNPELRTFTQQLDKIKYGGQAIEIKRFGVRELLPDTKHYMTYDGSTTMPACHETTTWIILNKPIYITKQQLHALRQLMQGDEKQPNAPLANNFRPPQPLHHRPVRTNIDFNVQGPKNCPTMNRDIYYKGIKSKIDRGFRSIDQA